Genomic segment of Synechococcus sp. A15-28:
TGGTGTGCATCACCTGCCAACAATTCCGCCACGCCCTGAGTGAGGACGGAACCACGATTCCTGCCTGCACCCGGCACGAACGACTCTTACCCCAGGGCTCACATCTGAACCATCGCTGCCATCAGTGGATGCAACGTCTTGAACATGAGATTGGTTGGTGCCCAGAAGCTGCCTGACTCGAGCGCTGAAGAAACATCATCATCACTCTCCCAAGAAACGGTTTCTACATTTTCATCCGCTACTGACATCGGAAACAAAACCAAGTCTCGCCTGACGCCCTTGACCGATTTGTGACCGTGGTCATGTTGACCGTCGGAGTTGGCCGTACTCCTGGTCTGATTGGGGCAAGGCCCAACAAAAAGCCCCAACCTTGCGGTGGAGGCTTTCCGATTCAGTTGATCTGAATCGCTTGTTCTATTCCCGAGGGAACAGGTTGATTCCAGATCAACCGATGGCAGGAGCCTGCAGAGCCACAGGAGTGGACTCAACGGAAGCCAGGTCGAGGGGGAAGTTGTGAGCGTTACGCTCGTGCATCACTTCCATACCGAGGCCGGCACGGTTCACCATGTCAGCCCAGGTGTTCAGGACGCGGCCCTGACTATCCAGGATGGACTGGTTGAAGTTGAAGCCGTTCAGGTTGAAAGCCATGGTTGACACGCCCATGGACGTGAACCAGATGCCGACAACAGGCCAGGCGCCCAGGAAGAAGTGAAGGCTACGGCTGTTGTTGAAGGAGGCGTATTGGAAGATCAGGCGACCGAAGTAACCGTGGGCAGCCACGATGTTGTAGGTCTCTTCCTCTTGGCCGAACTTGTAGCCGTAGTTCTGGGACTCGGTCTCGGTGGTTTCACGCACCAGGGAGGAGGTCACCAGGGAGCCATGCATGGCGGAGAACAGGGAGCCACCGAACACACCTGCAACACCCAGCATGTGGAAGGGGTGCATCAGGATGTTGTGCTCAGCCTGGAACACCAGCATGAAGTTGAACGTGCCGGAGATGCCCAGGGGCATGCCATCGGAGAAGGAGCCCTGACCGAAGGGGTAGACCAGGAAAACAGCCATCGCAGCAGACAGCGGAGCGCTGTAGGCGACGCAGATCCAGGGGCGCATGCCCAGGCGGTAGGAGAGTTCCCACTGACGGCCCATGTAGGCGGAAATGCCGATCAGGAAGTGGAAGCACACCAGCTGATAAGGGCCGCCGTTGTACAGCCACTCATCGAGAGAAGCGGCTTCCCAGATGGGATAGAAGTGCAGGCCGATGGCGTTGCTGGAAGGAACAACAGCACCGGAGATGATGTTGTTGCCGTAGATCAGGGAGCCAGCGACAGGCTCGCGGATGCCGTCGATATCAACAGGGGGTGCTGCGATAAAGGCGATGGTGAAGCAGATGGTGGCCGCCAGAAGGCAGGGAATCATCAGCACACCGAACCAACCCACATAAATGCGGTTGTTCGTGTCTGTGACCCAGGAGCAGAACGCTTCCCAGTTGCTCTGGCGTCCGCTGCGAATAGCGGTGGACATAACAGAAAAGAAGACGGATAAACCTCACTCCAGACCAGGAGATCGGTCAATCAAGACTATGGAGAGGAGTGATGAATACCTGGTTTTTCAACATTCCGACTCAGGACTAAATACAACTTTATGAAGTGCTTCATGAAGCGTTCATGAAGTTGCTTGAAGCAACCAGCGGCGCGAATCCTGCAGGAACAGGTTCCAGTTGAGACGTTCCTCCTCCGCTGCTTTGGCCACCAGCAAGGGAGCCCGCTGCCGCAGCTCGGCGAGGTCAGGCTCGCTGACCCCTGCACTCAGAGCCAACCAATCGGCCATGGAGCGACCCACAACCCGAGTCAGGTAAGCGGCGCTCAAGGCCTGCATGGAGCCGGCCATCAACCAGCTGCCTCCATCCAACTTCGCCAGTCCCAGCAGGGTCTGCCCCGTCCACTCGACGACCCCCTGGGCAAGGGCAACGCGGGCCAACTGGCCAGCCGCCTCCTGGAGCAGCTCCACCTTCGCCGTGGAGCCCCAGATTGTGGCCATCTCACGAATCATCAGTCCATTGGCCACCGCGACGGCCAGGAGATCAACGCTGGCCAGGGGCGAGGCGAACACCGAGCCGGCCACGATCCACTGTGTACGGCCCTGCAGTTGCTGAAACCGGGCCCAGCGCAACTGCTCCAGTTCGGCCTGCCAGGACTGATGCAGTCTCCGAAGCAGACGCTGGCGGGTTTCAGAGGTCAGCCCAGCCTTCTGAAGCTCGCTTCGAATCGGAACAAGGGCACTCCGCAGGTTGGCCTCTTCCTTGTCCAGAACCACCATGCGCTGCAGCCAGCGATCATCGAGCTGCAGCGTCAGCTCGCTCCGAATCGCGTTGGGAGATTGCCCCTGCCCCGATCGCACCAGCAACCATGCCGGCTGCTCACAGGGCAGCTGCTGAAGCCAGAGGAGATCGGCCGCCATCAAGGGTGCCGACAAGCTGAACAGGATCAGGTCCTGATCCTCCAGACCTGTGGGCCAGACCCGTTCACCGGCATGGGACACCAGGGGATGAGCCAAGGACAGTTCCAGAGGCTTCGAACCGGCCAGGGCCCGCTGAA
This window contains:
- the psbA gene encoding photosystem II q(b) protein; translation: MSTAIRSGRQSNWEAFCSWVTDTNNRIYVGWFGVLMIPCLLAATICFTIAFIAAPPVDIDGIREPVAGSLIYGNNIISGAVVPSSNAIGLHFYPIWEAASLDEWLYNGGPYQLVCFHFLIGISAYMGRQWELSYRLGMRPWICVAYSAPLSAAMAVFLVYPFGQGSFSDGMPLGISGTFNFMLVFQAEHNILMHPFHMLGVAGVFGGSLFSAMHGSLVTSSLVRETTETESQNYGYKFGQEEETYNIVAAHGYFGRLIFQYASFNNSRSLHFFLGAWPVVGIWFTSMGVSTMAFNLNGFNFNQSILDSQGRVLNTWADMVNRAGLGMEVMHERNAHNFPLDLASVESTPVALQAPAIG
- a CDS encoding YcjF family protein, giving the protein MKLPLSLAPLWPPRLALAGSLVLAGGGLLLGQWLVSDLLHVPGGGLGLLAAGAGVVWIGRRSRTPRFEEPTSAQGWVQRCRSVLEQFEAFEGDNTGGGQQRRLRLQQVLDRDGPLKLALVCVDAASRPSLESLQRALAGSKPLELSLAHPLVSHAGERVWPTGLEDQDLILFSLSAPLMAADLLWLQQLPCEQPAWLLVRSGQGQSPNAIRSELTLQLDDRWLQRMVVLDKEEANLRSALVPIRSELQKAGLTSETRQRLLRRLHQSWQAELEQLRWARFQQLQGRTQWIVAGSVFASPLASVDLLAVAVANGLMIREMATIWGSTAKVELLQEAAGQLARVALAQGVVEWTGQTLLGLAKLDGGSWLMAGSMQALSAAYLTRVVGRSMADWLALSAGVSEPDLAELRQRAPLLVAKAAEEERLNWNLFLQDSRRWLLQATS
- a CDS encoding galactose oxidase → MRTYRRDESLDKSTDLHWATLNTGTLRPSRSAMVCITCQQFRHALSEDGTTIPACTRHERLLPQGSHLNHRCHQWMQRLEHEIGWCPEAA